AGCTGTTCAAGACGATCCGCAGCCGCATCCAGAGTCGTGAAGCGGTATTTACGCTGTTGCGCGAGATGGACGAGGATGTCGATACCTACCTTGCTCTCACCCAACCCGAGGGTTCAGATTGGCCTTCCGATTGGAAGATCTCGGCTCGCGAGCTTCGTCTTTTTTCGGTACGCCAGCCCTATCCGATGCTGATGGCGGCCAGACGCCGGTTTGCTGAACAGGATTTTGCCAGGTTGCTGCGAGCAACGGTCGTTATCTCGTTTCGTTACAATGTCATTGGTTCACGGCATCCAGGTGAACAGGAGCGACTATATCACGAAGTGGCGAAAAAGATTCACGAGGGAACGATAACGAATGTTCACCTTGCGTTGCAAGCCTTATATCCTATCTATCGTAGTGATGCTGCATTCCGGGCAGATTTTGCCGAGAAATCGATTAAAACCACCCAGAGTCGTAATGCGCGGATCGTGCGATATATCCTGAGCAAGCTCGAGCGGCAGGTTGGTGGGATCGAGTTTGATCAAGACTCCCCTGCGTATACCATTGAACATATTTTGCCGCAGTCACCCGATGCGGGATGGGATGCTTTTAGTGACCGCGATATAGACTCCTTCATCTATCGTTTGGGCAATATGACGATGCTTGAGAGTAGTCGCAATAAAGACGCCGCTAATAAACCATTTGCGCAGAAGCGAGCTATTTACAAGGATAGTCAGTTTCACCTCACGAAAAAACTGGCCGACGAAGAAGAGTGGACGCCAGAGCGCCTGGCTGCACGACAGCATGAGATGGCCAGGCTTGCCTCAGCAATCTGGCGCATCGATCTGTAGATGTTGTTTCACAAATCCATCCTTCTACAGCATCTCTCCCCTGCGCGTCTGGTTGTGCAAAATCCGGGTTGCCGCCTCTGCTCCTCACGCATCATCATGCCCATAACGAGCCAGTTTATCGGTCGTTACGAAGTGTGTACAGCTTCCGCGTAATTGCAAGGGTTCTGGCATGTCGTGGTATTGACAATCCGGCCGATTGACTGTTGGTCAATACTTGCGATATGCTCAACAAAGAGATAACTTCTGTTCTGAACTGAGATGGTTTGCGAGACGCCAATATGCTCGCACTGCTATCATGGAAAGGCTAAAGATGTTCTCCTTCAATACCATCCGCGCCGTTCTGTTCGATATGGACGGTGTGCTGTACCGGGGGCAGACGCCGTTGCCGGGAGTTTCCGATCTGTTCCAGTTTCTCACCGAACAGCAGATTGCCTTTGCCTGTGCCACCAACAATGCCTCAATGACACCGCAGCAATACGAGGCGAAGCTGGCAGCAATGGGGATTACGCTGCCGGCGGATCGGGTGATTACCTCGGCGCAGGCGACGGCTCGGTATCTGCGCGACCAGTACCCCGCCGGTACCCGCGTCTTTGTGGTTGGGATGCAAGGGCTACGTGAAGCGCTCTTCGCTGATGGCTACTTTGTCGAAGACGATCAATCCCCCGATCTGGTCGTGCAAGGGGCCGATTTTACGCTGACGTATGACCGCCTCAAGCGGGCAACGCTGCATATCCGGCGTGGTGCACGCTTCATTTCCACCAACCCCGACCGCACCTTTCCCAGCGAAGAGGGTCTCATTCCCGGCGCCGGTGCGGTTGCCGCAGCACTCAGTGCGGCAACCGATGTTACACCGCTCGTGATCGGCAAGCCGTCGCCAACCATGTTTCTCATTGGTGCCACCTTGCTTGGCGCAACGCCGGCGCAGACGCTGGTCGTGGGTGATCGGCTCGATACCGATATTGCCGGTGCAATCGCCGCAAACATGCCTTCTGTTTTGGTCTTGACCGGCGTCAGTACGCTGGCTGAAGCGACAACCGGCCCCATCCGCCCCGACCTGATTGTCGCCGATCTGCCCGAACTGCTCGAGCGCTGGCAGGCGAGTTTGCGCACATCTTGATATCAAGTCTGGTCGGCTCATGTTCAAACTCAGTGCAATGTAGTATATTCGCATGAGACCCGTCGTATCACAGGTGAGCCATGGCATTTCCGCTGAGTGACCTGTTCGATGAGGAACACAGTGAACAGTGGGTGATGGACTATTTCCATCCCAACGGTTTAACATGCCCAGGTTGTGGGCGTGGCGCCGACGCGGCACGTCGCTTTCGGCGCACCAGCCGGAGTAGAGTGACGGTCTATCGCTGTCGTTAGTGTCTCCGGGTGTACAACGTCTACACAGGAACGATCGTTCAAGGGAAGCAGCTTCGTCCGGCGCAGGTGATTCTGCTCGTGCGGGGGTATGCAAAGGAGAACTGTCGACGGTGCTGGCAATGGAAGTGGGGAGCAGCCGCACTACCGTCCACACCCTCCGGCGGGCGATGCAGCACAACGTCCACCAGCGGCAACCGGATAACCGGATACCCCACTGGACGATCAGTATACCGAAACCGACGAGCTGTTTCAGCATGCGGGGGAAAAACGAACGGTCTCATGTTTAAAAGTGGTGCAGCCGGTCAATCATTGGGGTTTACTGCGGCGCAAGAACACGTATGAATGTACCCTACTGCACCGAGTTTGGACATAAGTCAAACTGCTTACTCGTGACCTGGTTATTGCTGGACGGGCGATGGATATTCGCGTCTTTGACCATCTGATCATCGGTGATGGACGCTATTTCAGTTTTCCTGATAAGGAATGGATCGAGAAATATCAGCGACAGACCATTTTCTGAGGTTGTTCATGGATCCACAGCGTTTTCGTCAGAGTACTGCCGGGCAAGTCATCCGCGTTGGGGAGGGAGAGACAGCTTATTGGGCTTTTGTACCCCACCCCTTGCCTCCGCACCTGTTGGCAGACTGGGAGGTAACTGCTGTCCTTTCTGAGGCCGACCGTGCCATCAGTGAACTGGCCGGTCTTGGACGCAGCATTCCCAATCCCCATCTGCTCATTGGGCCGTTTGTGCGGCGTGAGGCAGTGCTTTCATCCCGCATTGAGGGGACACAGGCCGACCTGGCAGATTTGTACGCCTATGAGGCAGGACAATTGCCTTTGCCCGGCATGGAAGCACCGCCGGAGGCGGACATACGCGAGGTGCTCAACTATGTGAACGCTCTGGAATACGGTTTGAAGCGCCTGGAGACCCTGCCCGTCAGCCTGCGCCTAATGCGTGAATTGCACGAACGCCTTTTGGCCGGCGTGCGTGGCGAACGCGCCACACCGGGCGAATTTCGCCGCACCCAGAACTGGATCGGGTCGCCAGGATGTACGCTGAACGAAGCAACGTTTGTACCGCCGCCGGTGCCTCAAATGTACGAGTGCCTGGACGCGCTGGAAAAGTACCTGCACAGCCAGGATGTTTATCCGCCGTTGGTGCGCCTTGCCTTTGTCCATTATCAATTTGAAGCCATCCACCCCTTCGTGGATGGCAACGGACGCATTGGACGTCTCCTCATCTCGCTCTTGCTCGTCCAGTGGCAGTTGCTGCCGCTGCCGTTGCTGTACCTGAGCGCCTACCTGTATCGTTATCGGCAGGACTATTACGACTTGCTGTTGGGAGTGAGCGAGCGAGGCGACTGGCGTACCTGGCTGCTCTTTTTCCTTCGTGGTGTCGCCGGGCAGGCTCGGGACGCCGTTCAACGCACCCGCGAGTTGCAAGACTTACGAGAGGACTGGCATCGGCGGCTATCCCAGGCAAGAACCTCTGCGCTAACCTTGCGGCTGGTGGATGCACTTTTTGTCAGTCCAATTCTTACCATCCCGCAAGTCCAGCGGCTGTTGCAGGTAGGCTCATACCACAGTGCCAGAAAGACCGTGGAAAAATTGGTGAGCGCAGGGATTTTGCAGCAGGAGGGCGAGGTGACCTATGGGAAAGTGTATATTGCTGCTGAAATTCTACGCATCGTTCACAATCCGGCATGAGGCATTGGAGATGATTTGCACTGCATGGCCCAAAAGTGCAAATCTATGAAGGACAATTGCACTAAAGTTCAAGTCTATGCAGGAGTACTTAACCACAAGGATTATTGTGGATATAGCCGCTGGAGCGTGGTTCGGGCATCTGCGGTCGTGAAGCGCCAATTCACCGTCGCTCTGGCAGCATTCCGCACCTGTACCCAGGCTTCCACTTCTCGTCGTACACGCTCTCTGTCCGGTAACCGCCGATCCAGGCATTGGCGCACCAGAATGGAGAACTCAAGCTCTACCATCTTCAGCCAACTGCCGTGCTTTGGCGTGTAATGAAACTCCAGCGTTCGGGCAACCCGTCGGGCTTTCTCGGGTGGAAAGGTCCGGTACAAAGCTGACAGTGTATGGGTGTGTAGATTATCCAGCACCACCCAGATGACGTCGGTTTCTAGGAAGATGTCATTGACCAGCGATGTCATCTGGTAGGCAAATGCTGCACTGGTTCGGCGCTTGGTCACTGTGGCGTTCCGCCATCCTGTTCAAGGCTGGAACACCAGAACCAGGGTGCAAGTCCCGTTTCGTTCATAGTCATAATCCACTCGTCGGGGCAGCCCTGGTTCCATCGGCAGTGGCTCCCGCACATTGCTCCGCACCTGCACCGGCCGTTCATCCAACCACACGACCGGACACTTCGGGTCATCGGGCGCCGTATACGAGTCTAGCACATCTTCCATCCGCCACACGACATCTGCGGTCACCTGCGCACTGCACCAGTGCTTGTTCTGCCAGGGTTTAGGGTTTAATGTCGTTTTGTCTACCACCCGCCGAACCGTTTCGTTAGAGATAGAATCCACCACCCCAATTCCACCAGTTTGTCTGCTAGCAACTGCATTGTCCAGTGCGCTCGCCCTTCTGGCGAGTCACTACAGGCCAGCGCTACCAGACATACTTCCTGTTTTCCGTCCAATATGGGATGTCCTCCTGGACGAGGGCGCTCGGTCAAAGCAGTCGCCATCCCCGCTTCGGCGAACCGCCGGCGGATGTTCCGAATGGTTTGTGGAAACGTTCAGGGCATCGGTGATGACGTCGTCTGATTTCCCTTCCACCGAGAGCAACAGAATGCGGGCTAGGGTGAGCATTCGGGCTCTTGCTTCTCCTTTTCTGAGCAGGTCGTGCAACTATGTACGTTGTTCCTCGGTCAACTGAGCCAGGTGTTTCTTTGGCCTGGGTATGGTCTCCTTCTCTCCTGGGATTTGCAGAGAGGAGGAGACCCCAGAAATCACTGTGGTAAAGTAC
This genomic window from Chloroflexus aurantiacus J-10-fl contains:
- a CDS encoding HAD-IIA family hydrolase gives rise to the protein MFSFNTIRAVLFDMDGVLYRGQTPLPGVSDLFQFLTEQQIAFACATNNASMTPQQYEAKLAAMGITLPADRVITSAQATARYLRDQYPAGTRVFVVGMQGLREALFADGYFVEDDQSPDLVVQGADFTLTYDRLKRATLHIRRGARFISTNPDRTFPSEEGLIPGAGAVAAALSAATDVTPLVIGKPSPTMFLIGATLLGATPAQTLVVGDRLDTDIAGAIAANMPSVLVLTGVSTLAEATTGPIRPDLIVADLPELLERWQASLRTS
- a CDS encoding Fic family protein; protein product: MDPQRFRQSTAGQVIRVGEGETAYWAFVPHPLPPHLLADWEVTAVLSEADRAISELAGLGRSIPNPHLLIGPFVRREAVLSSRIEGTQADLADLYAYEAGQLPLPGMEAPPEADIREVLNYVNALEYGLKRLETLPVSLRLMRELHERLLAGVRGERATPGEFRRTQNWIGSPGCTLNEATFVPPPVPQMYECLDALEKYLHSQDVYPPLVRLAFVHYQFEAIHPFVDGNGRIGRLLISLLLVQWQLLPLPLLYLSAYLYRYRQDYYDLLLGVSERGDWRTWLLFFLRGVAGQARDAVQRTRELQDLREDWHRRLSQARTSALTLRLVDALFVSPILTIPQVQRLLQVGSYHSARKTVEKLVSAGILQQEGEVTYGKVYIAAEILRIVHNPA